One genomic segment of Bradyrhizobium diazoefficiens includes these proteins:
- a CDS encoding acyl-CoA synthetase: MSAQQNQYDIGLDKTPANYVPLSPLSFLARSAAVYPDHVSTVYEGRSFTWAQTFERCKRFASYLAGKGVGVGDTVAAMLPNIPAMNEAHFAVPMTGAVLNALNIRLDAPSIAFQLDHGGASIILVDPEFSGIIADALAQMSGPKPFVIDVDDAAFKGGTRIGEIEYEAAVAQGDPNFTVIGPSDEWNAIALSYTSGTTGNPKGVVTHHRGAYLNAVSNILAGNLGQHPVYLWTLPMFHCNGWCFPWTIAAAAGVNVCLRKVEPTKIFELIRTHGVTHMCGAPIVYNTLINAPDAPTREGARRVVGLIAGAAPPVAVLEGAENIGIKLTHVYGLTEVYGPASVCAEQPGWDELPAAERARMKRRQGVPYPLEESVTVIDPQTMREVPRDGETIGEVMFRGNIVMKGYLKNEKATKEAFEGGWFHTGDLGVLDAHGYVTIKDRSKDIIISGGENVSSVEVEDVLYKHPAVLFAAVVAKPDPKWGEVPCAFVELKDGASATEAEIIAFCRTHLSGFKTPKAVVFGPIPKTSTGKIQKFLLRKEVGSAKAISA; encoded by the coding sequence ATGAGTGCGCAGCAGAACCAGTACGATATCGGCCTCGACAAGACCCCCGCCAACTACGTGCCGCTGAGCCCGCTCAGCTTCCTCGCGCGCAGCGCCGCGGTCTATCCCGATCACGTCAGCACGGTCTATGAGGGCCGCAGCTTCACCTGGGCGCAGACCTTCGAGCGCTGCAAGCGCTTTGCCTCATATCTCGCCGGCAAGGGCGTCGGCGTCGGCGACACCGTCGCGGCGATGCTGCCGAACATTCCGGCGATGAACGAGGCGCATTTCGCGGTGCCGATGACCGGCGCCGTGCTCAACGCGCTCAACATCCGCCTCGATGCGCCGTCGATCGCATTCCAGCTCGACCATGGCGGCGCCAGCATCATCCTGGTCGATCCCGAATTTTCCGGCATCATCGCCGACGCGCTGGCGCAGATGAGCGGGCCGAAGCCGTTCGTGATCGACGTCGACGATGCCGCCTTCAAGGGGGGAACGCGCATCGGCGAGATCGAGTACGAGGCTGCCGTCGCGCAAGGCGATCCGAACTTCACGGTGATCGGGCCGAGCGACGAATGGAACGCGATCGCGCTGAGCTACACCTCGGGCACGACGGGCAATCCCAAAGGCGTCGTCACGCATCACCGCGGCGCGTATCTCAACGCGGTCAGCAACATCCTTGCCGGCAATCTCGGCCAGCATCCGGTCTATCTCTGGACGCTGCCGATGTTCCACTGCAACGGCTGGTGCTTTCCCTGGACCATCGCGGCCGCCGCCGGCGTCAATGTCTGCCTGCGCAAGGTCGAGCCGACAAAAATCTTCGAGCTGATCAGGACCCACGGCGTCACGCATATGTGCGGCGCGCCGATCGTCTACAACACCCTGATCAACGCCCCCGACGCGCCGACGCGCGAGGGCGCCCGCCGCGTCGTCGGCCTGATCGCAGGTGCGGCGCCGCCCGTCGCGGTGCTGGAAGGCGCCGAGAACATCGGCATCAAGCTGACGCATGTGTACGGCTTGACCGAGGTCTACGGCCCCGCCTCCGTCTGCGCCGAGCAACCCGGCTGGGACGAGCTTCCCGCCGCCGAACGCGCCCGCATGAAGCGACGCCAGGGCGTGCCCTACCCGCTCGAGGAAAGCGTCACCGTGATCGATCCGCAGACGATGCGTGAGGTGCCGCGCGACGGCGAGACCATCGGCGAGGTCATGTTCCGCGGCAACATCGTGATGAAGGGCTACCTGAAGAACGAGAAGGCGACGAAGGAAGCGTTCGAGGGCGGCTGGTTTCACACCGGCGATCTCGGCGTGCTCGATGCGCACGGCTACGTCACCATCAAGGACCGCTCCAAGGACATCATCATCTCCGGCGGCGAGAACGTTTCGTCCGTCGAGGTCGAGGACGTCCTCTACAAACACCCGGCCGTACTGTTCGCCGCCGTGGTCGCCAAGCCCGATCCGAAATGGGGCGAAGTGCCGTGTGCCTTCGTCGAGCTGAAGGACGGCGCCAGCGCAACCGAAGCCGAGATCATCGCTTTCTGTCGCACGCATTTGAGCGGCTTCAAGACGCCGAAGGCCGTCGTGTTCGGACCGATCCCGAAAACGTCCACCGGCAAGATCCAGAAATTCCTGCTGCGCAAGGAGGTGGGCTCGGCGAAGGCGATCTCGGCCTGA
- the metG gene encoding methionine--tRNA ligase: MAARAKKNVKGKSSKKAAKKAAKAPARKGAKKTKKAAVGKGVKKTAKRAGKKAAKKQVVAKKASKKGSKKGSKKASKKTAVKTPAKAPATKVAKKARVTTATAIAAPAPAVAPPKAVKPKVSKSKAPPASRPLAAPKAVESAAAPARDNIFYITTAIAYPNGHPHIGHAYEAIATDTLARFARLDGKDVFFLTGTDEHGQKMVQTAQNEGLNPSALATRNAGRFKEMDKRLNVSFDRFIRTTEEQHHRSSQEIWRRMEANGDIYADIYSGWYSVRDEAYYAEDETRLNDEGVRLGPQGTPVEWVEEKSYFFRLSAYQGKLLKLYEEHPDFIGPDSRRNEVVSFVKGGLRDLSISRTTFDWGVKVPSDEEHVMYVWVDALTNYITGVGFPDESDKNWRYWPADVHIIGKDIIRFHAVYWPAFLLSAGIPLPKRVYAHGFLFNRGEKMSKSVGNVVDPFNLADQYGVDQMRYFFLREVPFGQDGNYNHEAIVARINADLANDLGNLAQRSLSMIAKQLGGVLPEPGEFSDNDKAILAMADGMVTASREAMATQQIHQWLNAVWAVVAEANRYFAGEAPWALAKTDPARQKTVLYVTAEVVRQIAILAQPAMPTASNLLLDSLGIPEGERNFAMLGGAKRIAPGSVLPAPTPAFPRYIEPAA, translated from the coding sequence GTGGCAGCGCGAGCTAAGAAGAACGTCAAGGGCAAGAGCAGCAAGAAGGCCGCGAAGAAGGCTGCGAAGGCACCTGCGCGCAAGGGCGCCAAGAAGACCAAGAAGGCTGCGGTCGGGAAGGGCGTGAAGAAGACGGCAAAGAGGGCCGGCAAAAAGGCTGCGAAGAAGCAGGTCGTCGCCAAGAAAGCCTCCAAGAAAGGCTCCAAGAAAGGCTCCAAGAAAGCGTCGAAGAAAACGGCTGTCAAAACGCCCGCCAAGGCTCCGGCAACGAAGGTGGCGAAGAAGGCGAGGGTGACCACGGCCACCGCAATCGCCGCGCCGGCGCCTGCCGTCGCTCCGCCGAAGGCCGTGAAGCCCAAGGTATCGAAATCCAAGGCCCCGCCTGCGTCGAGGCCGCTGGCTGCACCCAAGGCGGTAGAGTCTGCTGCCGCTCCCGCGCGGGACAACATCTTCTACATCACAACCGCGATCGCCTATCCCAACGGCCATCCGCATATCGGCCACGCCTACGAAGCGATCGCCACCGATACGCTGGCGCGGTTTGCGCGGCTCGACGGCAAGGACGTGTTCTTCCTGACCGGCACCGACGAGCATGGTCAGAAAATGGTTCAGACCGCACAGAACGAGGGCCTGAATCCGTCGGCGCTCGCGACCCGCAACGCCGGCCGCTTCAAGGAGATGGACAAGCGGCTGAACGTGTCGTTCGACCGCTTCATCCGCACCACCGAGGAGCAACATCATCGCTCGAGCCAGGAGATCTGGCGACGCATGGAAGCGAACGGCGACATCTATGCCGACATCTATTCGGGCTGGTACTCGGTCCGCGACGAAGCTTATTACGCCGAGGACGAGACGCGCCTGAACGACGAGGGCGTGCGGCTCGGGCCGCAGGGCACGCCGGTCGAATGGGTCGAGGAGAAGAGCTACTTCTTCCGCCTGTCGGCCTATCAGGGCAAGCTGCTGAAGCTCTACGAGGAGCATCCGGATTTCATCGGCCCGGACTCGCGCCGCAACGAGGTGGTGAGCTTCGTCAAGGGAGGCCTGCGCGATCTCTCGATCTCGCGCACGACGTTCGACTGGGGCGTCAAGGTGCCCAGCGACGAAGAGCACGTGATGTATGTCTGGGTCGACGCGCTGACCAACTACATCACCGGCGTCGGTTTTCCCGACGAAAGCGACAAGAACTGGCGTTACTGGCCGGCCGACGTGCACATCATCGGCAAGGACATCATCCGCTTCCATGCGGTGTATTGGCCGGCTTTCCTTCTGTCGGCTGGGATCCCGCTGCCGAAGCGGGTCTATGCCCACGGCTTCCTGTTCAACAGGGGCGAGAAAATGTCGAAGTCGGTCGGCAACGTCGTCGACCCCTTCAATCTCGCCGACCAGTATGGCGTCGACCAGATGCGCTATTTCTTCCTGCGCGAGGTGCCGTTCGGCCAGGACGGCAACTATAACCACGAGGCCATCGTCGCGCGCATCAATGCCGATCTCGCCAACGATCTCGGCAATCTCGCGCAGCGCTCGTTGTCGATGATCGCCAAGCAGCTCGGCGGCGTGCTGCCGGAGCCCGGCGAGTTCAGTGACAACGATAAGGCGATCCTGGCAATGGCCGACGGGATGGTCACAGCCAGTCGCGAAGCGATGGCGACGCAGCAGATCCACCAATGGCTCAACGCGGTGTGGGCCGTGGTCGCGGAAGCCAACCGTTATTTCGCGGGCGAGGCGCCGTGGGCGCTCGCCAAGACCGATCCTGCGCGGCAGAAGACGGTGCTCTACGTCACCGCTGAAGTCGTGCGCCAGATCGCGATCCTGGCCCAGCCGGCGATGCCGACCGCCTCGAACCTGCTGCTCGATAGCCTCGGCATTCCCGAAGGAGAGCGCAACTTCGCCATGCTCGGCGGCGCCAAACGGATCGCACCCGGCTCGGTGCTGCCCGCGCCCACGCCGGCATTCCCGCGCTACATCGAACCGGCGGCCTGA
- a CDS encoding autotransporter outer membrane beta-barrel domain-containing protein: protein MRARLALLLLTAGLLLPDAAAAQAMREFGAFGQTENFTPSPNGPGNVINFSIINTVGGGIGGAMSGGPQLMSAGGGAPLGNGNGGGTPPPYGSSAGPSGASAAARLGMQQGFVVSIASRNATQTETAQATFLAMTQFTQALLDPAIDGRGIGPAGWDAELAAYAEIGNDRTHGGIGREAYAAIYGKPSLATAHWNVWAAGFGCSQVSAEGSGSASRSFGTVVGADYLLSPQTRMGFALAGGGTGFANNFSSGRSDLFQAGAFARHSMGPAYVATALAYGWQAITGDYQVTPAGARQVNAAVNANAYSGRLEGGYRFAMPWLGLTPYAAAQITTFRLPSSVAQSAYLTDVLPAAPDGNSFTDSRTELGVRTSASFALLGSVMNLRGRLAWAHDFSAGQSIPAAFQSLPGQGFIVGGTALAPNAALTGVALELRDLNGWSASANIDSELSSLVRSYTGRAVLRYVW, encoded by the coding sequence GTGCGTGCGCGTCTGGCGCTGCTGCTATTGACGGCTGGACTGCTGCTGCCCGATGCGGCCGCTGCGCAGGCGATGCGCGAGTTCGGCGCATTCGGGCAGACCGAGAATTTCACGCCAAGCCCGAACGGGCCGGGTAACGTCATTAATTTCAGCATCATCAACACCGTTGGCGGCGGCATCGGTGGTGCCATGTCTGGTGGCCCGCAGCTGATGTCGGCGGGCGGCGGCGCGCCGCTCGGCAACGGTAATGGCGGCGGGACGCCGCCGCCTTACGGATCGAGCGCCGGTCCGTCCGGCGCTTCCGCCGCCGCGCGCTTAGGCATGCAGCAAGGCTTTGTCGTCAGTATTGCCAGTCGCAACGCAACGCAGACCGAGACGGCGCAAGCCACGTTCCTCGCGATGACCCAGTTCACGCAAGCCCTGCTCGATCCCGCCATCGACGGACGTGGTATCGGCCCTGCTGGATGGGATGCAGAACTCGCCGCTTACGCCGAGATCGGAAACGACCGCACCCATGGCGGCATCGGGCGTGAGGCCTATGCGGCGATCTACGGCAAACCCTCGCTCGCGACGGCGCACTGGAACGTCTGGGCTGCCGGCTTCGGCTGCTCGCAGGTGTCGGCCGAGGGCAGCGGCTCCGCCAGCCGGAGTTTCGGCACGGTGGTCGGCGCCGACTATTTGCTCTCGCCGCAGACGCGGATGGGCTTTGCGCTCGCTGGCGGCGGCACCGGCTTCGCCAACAATTTCTCCAGCGGCCGCTCCGATCTATTCCAGGCGGGCGCCTTCGCCAGGCACTCGATGGGGCCGGCCTATGTCGCAACCGCGCTCGCTTACGGCTGGCAGGCCATCACCGGGGATTATCAGGTGACGCCGGCCGGCGCCCGCCAAGTCAACGCGGCCGTCAATGCCAACGCCTATTCCGGTCGCCTCGAAGGCGGCTACCGCTTTGCCATGCCCTGGCTCGGCCTCACGCCCTACGCGGCGGCGCAGATCACCACCTTCCGCCTGCCGTCCAGTGTGGCGCAGTCGGCCTACCTGACCGACGTGCTGCCGGCCGCGCCCGACGGCAACAGTTTCACCGACAGCCGGACCGAGCTCGGCGTGCGCACGAGCGCGTCCTTCGCACTGCTCGGAAGCGTCATGAACCTGCGCGGGCGGCTCGCCTGGGCGCATGATTTCAGCGCGGGGCAATCGATCCCCGCCGCGTTCCAGTCCCTGCCCGGCCAGGGGTTCATCGTCGGCGGCACGGCATTGGCGCCGAACGCCGCTCTCACAGGTGTTGCGCTCGAGCTGCGGGACCTGAATGGCTGGTCGGCCTCGGCGAATATTGATAGCGAGCTGTCGAGCCTCGTGCGCTCCTATACCGGCAGGGCCGTTCTGCGCTATGTCTGGTGA
- a CDS encoding TRAP transporter substrate-binding protein — protein MVFSTRFSRRTLLKASTAVLGGLGAPHVARAESAEFSYKYANNLPDTHPLNVRAKEMAAAIKSETNGKFDLQIFPNNQLGSDTDMLSQIRSGGVEFFTLSGLILSTLVPAASINGIGFAFPDYGTVWKAMDGDLGAHVRGEIKKAGLEVMDKIWDNGFRQTTSSTKPINGPDDLKGFKIRVPVSPLWTSMFKAFDAAPASINFAEVYSALQTRIVEGQENPLAIISTAKLYEVQKFCSLTNHMWDGFWFLANRRAWSALPEDVRTIVAKHINAAAVKEREDTAKLNANLQQELAAKGLTFNQPTVAPFRDKLRAAGFYAEWKGKYGDQAWDLLEKAVGKLS, from the coding sequence ATGGTCTTTTCAACGCGCTTTTCCCGACGCACGCTTCTCAAGGCCTCGACCGCGGTCCTGGGCGGCCTCGGTGCGCCCCATGTGGCCCGCGCAGAGAGCGCCGAGTTCAGCTACAAATATGCCAACAACCTGCCGGACACCCATCCGCTGAATGTGCGCGCCAAGGAGATGGCCGCCGCGATCAAGAGCGAGACCAATGGCAAGTTCGACCTCCAGATCTTCCCGAACAACCAGCTCGGCTCCGACACCGACATGCTGAGCCAGATCCGCTCCGGCGGCGTCGAATTCTTCACGCTGTCGGGCCTGATCCTGTCGACCCTGGTGCCGGCCGCCTCCATCAACGGCATCGGCTTCGCGTTCCCGGACTACGGCACGGTCTGGAAGGCGATGGACGGCGATCTCGGCGCCCATGTCCGCGGCGAAATCAAGAAGGCCGGCCTCGAGGTCATGGACAAGATCTGGGACAACGGCTTCCGCCAGACCACGTCCTCGACCAAGCCGATCAACGGCCCCGACGATCTGAAGGGCTTCAAGATCCGCGTGCCGGTGTCGCCGCTGTGGACCTCGATGTTCAAGGCTTTCGATGCGGCGCCCGCCTCCATCAATTTCGCCGAGGTCTATTCCGCGCTCCAGACCAGGATCGTCGAGGGCCAGGAGAACCCGCTGGCGATCATCTCGACCGCCAAGCTCTATGAGGTGCAGAAGTTCTGCTCGCTGACCAACCACATGTGGGACGGCTTCTGGTTCCTGGCCAACCGGCGCGCCTGGAGCGCGCTGCCGGAGGACGTGCGCACCATCGTCGCCAAGCATATCAATGCCGCCGCGGTGAAAGAACGCGAGGACACCGCCAAGCTCAATGCCAATCTCCAGCAGGAGCTCGCAGCCAAGGGCTTGACCTTCAACCAGCCCACTGTGGCGCCGTTCCGCGACAAGCTGCGCGCCGCCGGCTTCTATGCCGAGTGGAAGGGCAAGTATGGCGACCAGGCCTGGGACCTGCTGGAAAAGGCCGTCGGCAAGCTGTCGTAA
- a CDS encoding MBL fold metallo-hydrolase, which produces MTLTLTILGCGSSAGVPRPALGWGACDPNNPKNRRRRCSLLVEQAGEHGTTRIVIDTSPDLREQLIDADVDHIDAVFLTHEHADQTHGMDDLRSVVLHMRKRIPTYFNQSTAKDVMARFSYCFISPEGSDYPPILTRHSIEAGESQTILGKGGAVKMTAFLVRHGQIPALGYRIGNAAYTPDLDDIPRESFGALENLDLWIVDGLRYQSHSSHFSINDALSWIERFKPKRAVITNMTADVDYEVIRQSLPAGVVPAYDGLRLETH; this is translated from the coding sequence ATGACGCTGACGCTGACGATCCTGGGTTGCGGCTCCTCCGCCGGCGTGCCGCGCCCGGCACTCGGCTGGGGCGCCTGCGATCCCAACAATCCCAAGAACCGCCGCCGCCGCTGCTCGCTGCTGGTCGAGCAGGCCGGCGAGCACGGCACGACGCGGATCGTCATCGACACCTCGCCTGACCTGCGTGAACAACTCATCGACGCCGATGTCGATCATATCGACGCGGTCTTCCTCACCCACGAACATGCCGATCAGACTCATGGGATGGACGATCTGCGCTCGGTCGTATTGCATATGCGCAAGCGCATTCCGACCTATTTCAATCAGTCGACCGCCAAGGACGTCATGGCGCGGTTCTCTTATTGCTTCATCTCGCCGGAGGGCAGCGACTATCCGCCGATCCTGACGCGGCATTCAATCGAGGCGGGCGAGAGCCAGACCATCTTGGGGAAGGGCGGCGCGGTGAAGATGACCGCCTTCCTGGTTCGGCACGGCCAGATCCCCGCGCTCGGCTACCGCATCGGCAATGCCGCCTACACGCCCGACCTCGACGACATCCCACGCGAGAGTTTTGGCGCGCTCGAGAACCTCGATCTCTGGATCGTCGACGGCCTGCGGTACCAGAGTCACTCCAGCCATTTCAGCATCAATGACGCGTTGTCCTGGATCGAGCGCTTCAAGCCGAAACGCGCCGTCATCACCAACATGACCGCCGACGTCGATTACGAGGTGATCCGGCAGTCGCTGCCCGCGGGCGTTGTACCCGCCTATGACGGGCTGCGGCTGGAGACGCACTGA
- a CDS encoding TRAP transporter large permease yields the protein MAHVEVEANGVAGEAAVQSPRRPSLLESLERLLGLLVEIPAAILVVAEIAILFAGVVARYGLHRPLIWSDELASILFLWLAMLGAAVAFRRSEHMRMTAIVASAGPAMRAWLDLVAVCAALTFLVLIVWPSWDYAYEESFITTPALQIPNIWRAAALPAGIGLMAAFALLRLVRTADYRMVLTAALSVAVVVGLFWLAQPYLRPLGNLNLVIFFVGVAGFCVFAGVPIAFGFGLAIFGYLALTTRTPVMVLVGRMDEGMSHLILLSVPLFVFLGLLIEMTGMARAMVAFLASLLGHVRGGLHYVLVGAMYLVSGISGAKAADMAAVAPVLFPEMKQRGARPGDLVALLAATGAQTETIPPSLVLITIGSVTGVSIAALFTGGLLPGVVLALTLCMLVWWRYRYEDMSHVRRATAGEIGRTFIVALPALALPFVIRYAVVEGIATATEVSTIGIVYGALAGLIVYRRFDWRRLFPMLVETAALSGAILLIIGTATGMAWGLTQSGFSRSLASAMTGLPGGAATFIAVSILAFTILGSVLEGIPAIVLFGPLLFPIARAVGVHEVHYAMVIILAMGIGLFAPPFGVGYYAACAIGRVDPAEGIRPIWGYLLALLVGLIIVAVFPWISIGFL from the coding sequence ATGGCTCATGTCGAGGTCGAGGCGAACGGCGTGGCGGGCGAGGCGGCTGTTCAGTCCCCTCGCCGACCTTCGCTGCTGGAATCGCTCGAGCGCTTGCTCGGCCTCCTCGTCGAAATCCCGGCGGCGATCTTGGTCGTCGCCGAGATCGCGATCCTGTTCGCCGGCGTGGTCGCCCGCTACGGCCTGCACCGGCCGCTGATCTGGTCGGACGAGCTCGCCTCGATCCTGTTCCTGTGGCTGGCCATGCTGGGCGCCGCAGTCGCATTCCGCCGCTCCGAGCACATGCGCATGACCGCAATCGTCGCCAGCGCGGGCCCAGCGATGCGGGCCTGGCTCGATTTGGTCGCGGTCTGCGCGGCGCTGACATTCCTGGTGCTGATCGTCTGGCCCTCCTGGGACTACGCCTACGAGGAAAGCTTCATCACCACGCCGGCGCTCCAGATCCCGAACATCTGGCGCGCCGCCGCGCTGCCGGCCGGCATCGGCCTGATGGCGGCGTTTGCCCTGCTGCGGCTCGTGCGCACGGCCGATTACCGGATGGTGCTGACGGCCGCGCTGTCCGTTGCCGTCGTCGTCGGTCTGTTCTGGCTGGCACAGCCATATTTGCGGCCGCTCGGTAATCTCAACCTGGTCATCTTCTTCGTCGGCGTCGCCGGCTTCTGCGTGTTCGCTGGCGTTCCCATTGCGTTCGGCTTTGGGCTCGCGATCTTCGGCTATCTCGCGCTGACCACGCGCACGCCCGTCATGGTGCTGGTCGGACGGATGGACGAGGGCATGAGCCACCTCATCCTGCTCTCGGTACCGTTGTTCGTGTTTCTGGGGCTGTTGATCGAGATGACCGGCATGGCGCGGGCCATGGTGGCGTTCCTGGCGAGCCTGCTCGGCCATGTCCGCGGCGGCCTTCATTACGTTCTTGTCGGCGCCATGTACCTGGTCTCCGGCATATCAGGCGCCAAGGCCGCCGACATGGCGGCGGTCGCGCCTGTGCTGTTCCCGGAGATGAAGCAGCGCGGCGCCCGTCCCGGCGATCTCGTCGCGCTGCTGGCGGCAACCGGCGCCCAGACCGAAACCATTCCGCCGAGCCTGGTGCTGATCACGATCGGCTCGGTCACCGGCGTCTCGATCGCGGCGCTGTTCACCGGCGGCCTGCTGCCCGGCGTCGTGCTCGCGCTCACGCTCTGCATGCTGGTGTGGTGGCGCTACCGCTACGAGGACATGAGCCATGTCCGCCGTGCCACGGCCGGCGAAATCGGCAGGACCTTCATCGTCGCCCTGCCCGCGCTCGCGCTGCCCTTCGTGATCCGCTACGCCGTGGTCGAGGGCATTGCCACCGCGACCGAAGTCTCCACCATCGGCATCGTCTATGGCGCCCTCGCCGGCCTTATCGTCTACCGCCGCTTCGACTGGCGGCGGCTGTTTCCCATGCTAGTCGAGACCGCGGCGCTGTCGGGCGCGATCCTGCTGATCATCGGCACTGCCACCGGCATGGCCTGGGGCCTGACCCAATCCGGCTTCTCGCGCTCGCTGGCATCCGCCATGACCGGCTTGCCGGGCGGGGCTGCGACCTTCATCGCCGTCTCGATCCTCGCCTTCACCATCCTCGGCAGCGTGCTGGAGGGCATCCCGGCGATCGTGCTGTTCGGGCCGCTCTTGTTTCCGATCGCCCGCGCCGTCGGCGTGCACGAGGTGCACTATGCCATGGTGATCATTCTCGCCATGGGCATCGGCCTGTTCGCCCCGCCCTTCGGCGTCGGCTATTATGCCGCTTGCGCCATCGGACGCGTCGATCCGGCCGAAGGCATCAGGCCGATCTGGGGCTATCTGCTGGCGTTGCTGGTGGGATTGATCATCGTCGCGGTCTTCCCCTGGATCTCGATCGGATTCCTTTGA
- a CDS encoding M24 family metallopeptidase has protein sequence MQEHVTRASGSRAIPFDAAKLDGLMEAAGLDVLIATSKHNVQYLLSAERAIFFDYMDAVGVSRYLPVLVYPKGAPGKSIYIGHRLETHQRAVAPPWVPQVRTESNGSVDAIMRAVSALKDTGVPMKRIGVEMAFLPMDAGRALADALPGAELKDALLVLERLRAVKSADELAKLRTASELVIASMLEVIAGHGPGTTKQQLSDALRVAEVNRGLTFEYCLLACGSSHNRAPSAQRWEQGEVLSLDSGGNYHGYIGDLARMAVLGEPDAELKDCLAEIEAVQRAAFAAVRPGTMGGEIYVAAERQLAQIPQRDCTDFLAHGMGLVTHEAPHLTAKGPVPYDDTDARRPLEPGMVVSIETTMKHPKRGFIKLEDTVAVTASGYEIFGEGGRAWNLGGSAL, from the coding sequence ATGCAGGAGCACGTCACGCGCGCGTCCGGCTCGCGCGCTATTCCATTCGACGCCGCCAAGCTCGACGGTCTGATGGAAGCTGCAGGACTCGATGTCCTGATCGCGACCTCCAAGCACAATGTGCAATACCTCCTGAGCGCTGAGCGCGCGATCTTCTTCGATTACATGGACGCGGTGGGCGTCAGCCGCTATCTGCCGGTGCTGGTCTATCCCAAGGGCGCGCCCGGGAAGTCGATTTATATCGGCCACCGGCTGGAGACCCATCAGCGCGCCGTGGCGCCGCCCTGGGTGCCGCAAGTCCGGACCGAGTCCAACGGCTCGGTCGACGCGATCATGCGGGCCGTGAGCGCCCTGAAGGACACGGGCGTGCCGATGAAGCGGATCGGGGTCGAGATGGCGTTCTTGCCGATGGATGCCGGCCGGGCGCTGGCGGATGCCCTGCCCGGCGCCGAGCTCAAGGACGCGCTGCTGGTGCTGGAGCGGCTGCGCGCGGTGAAGTCAGCGGATGAGCTGGCAAAGCTCAGGACGGCGTCCGAGCTTGTCATCGCATCGATGCTGGAGGTGATCGCCGGACATGGTCCTGGCACGACCAAGCAGCAATTGTCGGACGCCTTGCGCGTCGCCGAGGTCAATCGCGGCCTCACCTTCGAATACTGCCTGCTGGCCTGCGGCAGCAGCCACAACCGGGCGCCGTCGGCGCAGCGCTGGGAGCAAGGCGAGGTGCTGTCGCTGGACTCCGGCGGAAATTATCACGGCTATATCGGCGACCTCGCGCGCATGGCCGTGCTGGGCGAGCCGGATGCCGAGCTGAAGGATTGCCTCGCCGAGATCGAGGCGGTGCAGCGCGCCGCCTTTGCCGCGGTCCGGCCGGGCACGATGGGCGGCGAGATCTACGTCGCGGCCGAGCGGCAGCTCGCCCAGATCCCGCAGCGCGACTGCACGGACTTTTTGGCCCACGGCATGGGCCTCGTCACCCACGAGGCCCCTCACCTGACCGCCAAAGGTCCGGTTCCCTATGACGACACCGACGCTCGGCGACCGCTCGAGCCTGGCATGGTGGTGTCGATCGAGACGACGATGAAGCATCCGAAGCGCGGGTTCATCAAGCTCGAGGATACGGTCGCGGTGACGGCGAGTGGGTACGAGATTTTTGGTGAGGGCGGGCGTGCTTGGAATTTGGGCGGGAGCGCGCTCTAG
- a CDS encoding TatD family hydrolase translates to MLVDSHCHLDFPDFAEDLDGIVSRARAAGIGRMVTISTRVKKLNQLLAIAERFDDVYCSVGTHPHNADEEDGVSPDELIALTGHPKVVALGEAGLDYFYDNGSPEAQARGFRAHIAAARTTGLPLVIHTREADEDCARILEEEAVKGSFRAVLHCYTGGRELALKAVSLGLYIGFTGILTFKKSEALRALAAELPSDRILVETDSPYLAPGKFRGKRNEPAYVVEVAKVLAETRGVSLEEISRQTSENFFRLFSKVKI, encoded by the coding sequence ATGCTGGTCGACAGTCACTGCCATCTCGATTTTCCGGACTTTGCGGAAGATCTCGACGGGATCGTGTCGCGTGCACGTGCGGCCGGAATCGGCCGCATGGTCACGATCTCGACGCGGGTGAAAAAGCTCAACCAGCTTCTCGCCATCGCCGAGCGATTCGACGACGTCTACTGCTCCGTCGGCACTCATCCGCACAACGCGGATGAGGAAGACGGCGTCTCGCCGGACGAGCTGATCGCACTGACCGGGCATCCCAAGGTGGTCGCGCTCGGCGAGGCCGGGCTCGACTATTTCTACGACAACGGCTCGCCGGAGGCGCAGGCGAGGGGCTTTCGTGCGCACATCGCCGCGGCGCGCACGACCGGCCTGCCGCTGGTCATCCATACCCGCGAGGCCGACGAGGATTGCGCCCGCATCCTGGAAGAGGAGGCGGTCAAGGGATCGTTTCGCGCCGTGCTGCATTGTTACACCGGCGGGCGCGAGCTGGCGCTGAAGGCGGTGTCGCTCGGGCTGTACATCGGCTTCACGGGCATCCTGACCTTCAAGAAGTCTGAGGCCTTGCGTGCGCTCGCAGCCGAACTGCCGTCCGATCGTATTCTTGTTGAAACAGACTCGCCCTATCTTGCGCCCGGCAAGTTCCGGGGTAAGCGCAACGAGCCGGCCTATGTGGTCGAGGTCGCCAAGGTGCTCGCCGAAACACGCGGCGTGTCGCTCGAAGAGATCTCGCGCCAGACCAGCGAAAACTTCTTTCGCCTGTTCTCAAAGGTGAAAATCTAG